One genomic region from Methanonatronarchaeum thermophilum encodes:
- a CDS encoding ABC transporter permease subunit encodes MTSILRNESRKLLRSSVILTSVFALLSVMYLSIFPEFKEEAEELLAAFPEFFFDMFGIAELDTIEGFIAAEVYAFFWVILVGIYFAYIGAGFVSKDIKNRKMDLTLSNPVSRESVILQKIGALWVPLLILNVGVVVILYVGTSLIGEPIELISLIMVHLLSTPYLLVCAGIGLLLSIVFKKVKPAQVGAIGIVFILWLIESVSKVVPNYEWVGYISPSHYFDQTEILVYQEYSFLDASILLIAFIVLLALSIVLFVKKDI; translated from the coding sequence ATGACTTCTATTCTCAGGAATGAATCAAGGAAGCTTTTGCGTAGTTCGGTTATTTTAACCAGTGTATTCGCCTTGCTTTCTGTTATGTATCTATCTATATTCCCTGAGTTTAAGGAAGAGGCTGAAGAACTGCTTGCTGCATTTCCTGAATTTTTCTTCGATATGTTTGGGATTGCAGAATTAGATACTATCGAGGGGTTTATTGCAGCCGAAGTATACGCGTTCTTCTGGGTTATACTAGTCGGTATTTACTTTGCATACATAGGTGCAGGGTTTGTTTCAAAGGATATAAAAAACAGAAAGATGGATTTAACGCTTTCAAACCCAGTTTCAAGAGAATCAGTTATATTACAGAAAATTGGGGCATTATGGGTTCCATTATTAATTCTTAATGTTGGTGTTGTGGTGATACTTTATGTAGGTACATCTCTGATCGGAGAGCCTATTGAACTTATCTCCCTGATCATGGTTCATCTACTATCAACACCATACCTACTGGTTTGCGCTGGAATTGGCTTACTCCTATCAATAGTGTTTAAGAAAGTAAAACCTGCTCAAGTAGGTGCAATAGGCATAGTATTTATTTTATGGCTTATAGAATCTGTATCAAAAGTCGTACCCAACTATGAATGGGTAGGATATATATCTCCAAGCCATTATTTCGATCAAACTGAAATACTTGTTTACCAAGAATACAGTTTCTTAGATGCCAGCATCCTATTAATCGCGTTCATAGTTTTACTGGCCCTATCCATCGTTTTGTTTGTTAAAAAAGACATCTAG
- a CDS encoding dihydroneopterin aldolase family protein translates to MSFEEKTSVFFDDDVSDRERGCFELGVSLGAVFHQFVGTPVGDNSVEDVKSAIEKSIKEQPSVKQVDVEIKREEGEGYSALKPEDLEIKVVVECGDAVVTGKLAYLEKIDYPLMWIVNID, encoded by the coding sequence ATGAGTTTTGAAGAGAAAACTTCGGTTTTTTTCGATGACGATGTTTCTGATAGAGAAAGGGGTTGTTTCGAATTAGGGGTTTCTTTAGGAGCTGTATTTCATCAGTTTGTTGGGACGCCTGTTGGAGATAACTCTGTTGAGGATGTTAAGAGTGCTATAGAAAAATCTATAAAAGAACAGCCATCTGTAAAACAAGTCGATGTTGAAATTAAGCGGGAAGAGGGGGAGGGGTATTCTGCATTGAAACCTGAAGACTTGGAGATAAAGGTTGTAGTTGAATGTGGCGATGCAGTTGTTACAGGAAAACTCGCATATTTAGAGAAAATAGATTATCCTTTGATGTGGATAGTTAATATTGATTAA
- a CDS encoding preprotein translocase subunit Sec61beta, which produces MVKQQGDGLTSSAGLMRYFDEESKDTPIIGPKQIMVFSAVLGVLILSLNLYYGLWP; this is translated from the coding sequence ATGGTAAAACAACAAGGAGACGGATTAACCTCATCTGCAGGACTGATGAGATATTTCGATGAAGAATCAAAAGACACACCAATTATTGGTCCAAAACAAATAATGGTTTTCAGCGCAGTTCTAGGCGTCTTGATACTCTCTTTAAACCTATATTATGGTCTATGGCCATGA